The Toxorhynchites rutilus septentrionalis strain SRP chromosome 3, ASM2978413v1, whole genome shotgun sequence genome includes a region encoding these proteins:
- the LOC129779387 gene encoding protein masquerade yields MLLVKILTISVLVIGQSFAQDDSLAGSFLSGLLDSITSTEDAKGCPGVCVHTLATLICYEVLEDIPCPSPSMRCCVESQTAAANISTSTSRPKPTTTTRTTTTTPKPTTEAKIKEKDKDSKTNSTCPGVCVADRIAEYCEAYLMTPGLCKSGTKCCVSRDIYPDKPPADLYVPTAHYDPKMNKTTTPKPYSKSTEKITLTEEPIKSKINPATKPTKPIPPKQKIVQTGNPQGTVHKSCEGECVNGLFALFCDDVDSEAFCPNEGSCCVTGANDDTKQEIATTTRRPATPPPLPRCPGFCMLNIMAAFCERPSVLIQHTANCKRGSVCCDNTKVPVTRPPPKRQPPPAPTTTPTPTTTAAPDPREECPGSCIVSLLSFTCFRNAEMTDLFRCKKSGTQCCAPKSRIQEVQLAAGKIKPNDTMNYPPAPQIVGQHHTPQAQQIHPPPQPPSQAGYGPPVPNSYPGPVNNNIYDLPPTQQPINQLTQAVYEPLTTTTTLRPHVYSKYVCGVKGTSRAARSFISRTALEDVSFGRSRTGRHIEMEDIYRTKSTERLVLGHSIVPIPIIYHDHNDTVPEDLIHHPSIARANSTTAKYWNSHHRKARVVGGEDGENGEWCWQVALINSLNQYLCGAALIGTQWVLTAAHCVTNIVRSGDAIYVRVGDYDLTRKYGSPGAQTLRVATTYIHHNHNSQTLDNDIALLKLHGQAELRDGVCLVCLPARGVNHAAGKRCTVTGYGYMGEAGPIPLRVREAEIPIVSDAECIRKVNAVTEKIFILPASSFCAGGEEGNDACQGDGGGPLVCQDDGFFELAGLVSWGFGCGRVDVPGVYVKVSSFIGWINQIISVNNL; encoded by the exons ATGTTACTCGTAAAAATTCTAACAATATCGGTTCTGGTAATTGGACAAAGTTTCGCTCAGGATGACAGTTTGGCTGGAAGTTTTTTATCAG GTCTTCTTGATTCCATAACGAGTACTGAAGATGCCAAAGGGTGTCCTGGAGTTTGCGTGCATACTCTGGCTACGCTAATTTGCTATGAGGTATTGGAAGACATACCTTGCCCGTCTCCAAGTATGAGATGCTGCGTAGAAAGTCAGACCGCGGCGGCAAACATATCCACATCTACGTCCAGGCCGAAACCTACAACTACTACAagaacaacgacgacgacgcCAAAACCAACAACAGAAGCCAAAATAAAGGAAAAGGATAAAGATAGCAAAACCAATT CAACATGCCCAGGAGTGTGTGTCGCTGATCGGATTGCGGAATATTGCGAGGCATATTTGATGACACCAGGACTCTGTAAAAGTGGTACTAAATGTTGTGTCTCAAGAGACATTTATCCCGACAAGCCACCCGCAGACCTATACGTCCCTACGGCACATTATGATCCCAAAATGAATAAAACAACGACACCGAAACCATATTCAAAAAGCACAGAGAAAATTACCTTGACGGAAGAGCCCATCAAATCAAAGATTAACCCAGCTACTAAACCAACAAAACCAATTCCTCCAAAGCAGAAAATAGTCCAAACAGGCAACCCGCAGGGCACCGTTCATAAATCGTGTGAAGGGGAATGTGTCAATGGATTGTTTGCATTGTTTTGCGACGATGTCGACAGTGAGGCTTTTTGTCCTAACGAAGGTTCTTGTTGTGTAACGGGAGCTAACGATGATACGAAACAGGAAATAGCTACAACGACTAGAAGACCTGCAACCCCG CCTCCATTACCACGATGTCCAGGATTCTGCATGTTGAATATCATGGCTGCATTTTGTGAGCGACCATCGGTCCTTATTCAACATACAGCAAATTGTAAGCGTGGATCAGTCTGTTGTGATAACACGAAAGTACCGGTTACACGACCTCCACCCAAGCGGCAACCACCTCCAGCTCCAACTACTACTCCGACCCCGACCACTACTGCAGCACCAGATCCCAGAGAAGAATGTCCAGGATCATGTATCGTGAGCCTGCTAAGCTTTACCTGCTTCCGTAATGCTGAGATGACTGATCTATTCAGATGCAAAAAATCTGGAACACAATGCTGTGCTCCGAAGTCAAGGATACAAGAAGTGCAGCTAGCAGCTGGTAAAATAAAACCTAACGACACCATGAACTATCCACCGGCACCTCAGATTGTTGGACAACATCACACACCTCAAGCGCAACAGATTCATCCTCCACCACAACCACCATCGCAGGCCGGTTACGGACCGCCAGTGCCTAATAGTTATCCAGGACCAGTGAATAACAACATATACGATTTACCACCAACGCAGCAACCTATTAATCAGCTTACACAGGCTGTTTATGAACCACTCACAACTACGACGACGTTGAGACCTCATGTTTATTCTAAATATGTATGTGGTGTGAAAGGTACCAGTCGGGCAGCCCGTTCCTTCATTAGTCGAACAGCGCTAGAAGATGTTTCCTTCGGCAGAAGTCGTACAGGACGCCATATCGAAATGGAGGACATATACAGGACAAAGAGCACCGAACGTTTAGTTCTCGGTCACAGCATTGTACCGATTCCTATCATTTATCACGACCACAACGATACCGTCCCGGAAGATTTGATTCACCATCCCAGCATCGCGAGAGCGAATTCCACTACTGCTAAATACTGGAACAGCCATCATCGGAAAGCTCGGGTGGTTGGTGGTGAAGATGGCGAAAATGGAGAGTGGTGTTGGCAGGTTGCGTTGATTAACTCCCTGAATCAATATCTCTGTGGAGCGGCCCTCATAGGTACGCAGTGGGTGTTAACGGCGGCACATTGTGTAACCAA CATCGTCCGATCGGGTGACGCAATTTACGTTCGCGTTGGTGATTATGACTTGACGCGCAAGTATGGAAGTCCGGGTGCACAAACGCTGAGAGTGGCCACTACCTATATTCACCATAACCACAACAGTCAAACTCTGGACAATGATATCGCACTTCTCAAGCTGCATGGTCAGGCTGAACTGAGGGACGGCGTTTGCTTG GTTTGCCTGCCGGCACGAGGCGTGAATCACGCGGCTGGAAAACGTTGTACCGTTACCGGTTACGGCTACATGGGAGAAGCTGGTCCAATTCCATTGCGAGTCCGGGAGGCAGAAATTCCAATCGTCAGCGACGCGGAATGTATCAGGAAGGTGAACGCTGTCACGGAGAAGATCTTCATTCTACCGGCATCTAGTTTCTGTGCGGGCGGCGAGGAAGGAAACGATGCATGCCAGGGTGACGGTGGAGGGCCGCTGGTCTGCCAAGATGACGGATTCTTCGAGCTAGCTGGACTCGTGTCATGGGGCTTCGGATGCGGCCGAGTTGATGTACCGGGAGTGTATGTTAAGGTGTCTTCGTTCATTGGCTGGATTAACCAAATCATTAGTGTCAATAATTTATGA